TATTGAGACAAATCAGAAGTTGACTACCACAGAGTATGACCAACATGTGGGACACAGTGGAGATGAAGAATTGCAGGATATAGCAAGTTACCAGAGGTTAGTAGGTAAATTACTCTATTTGACCATCGCACGTCCTGACATTTGTTTTGTTGTGCAAGTGCTGAGTCAGTTCATACAACATCCAAAGCAATCTCATATGGATGTTGCACTTAGAGTGGTCAGGTACATCAAAGGCTCACCTGGACTTGGTATATTCCTAAAGAAAGGTTCTATCTCACATTTCACTGCCTACTGTGATTTTGATTGGGTAGCATGCCCAAATACACGAAGATCTATTACTGGATATGTTATAAAACTGGGGGAGTCAT
The nucleotide sequence above comes from Nicotiana tabacum cultivar K326 chromosome 12, ASM71507v2, whole genome shotgun sequence. Encoded proteins:
- the LOC107809808 gene encoding secreted RxLR effector protein 161-like encodes the protein MVTVRTVLSIASSNGWILHQMDVNNAFLQAATKPASTPIETNQKLTTTEYDQHVGHSGDEELQDIASYQRLVGKLLYLTIARPDICFVVQVLSQFIQHPKQSHMDVALRVVRYIKGSPGLGIFLKKGSISHFTAYCDFDWVACPNTRRSITGYVIKLGESLLSWKSKKQQTISCNSPEVEYMSLAAVATEITWLVGVLKELNVYLQQPVDLYCDSKVALQIAANPIFHG